In the uncultured Methanolobus sp. genome, one interval contains:
- a CDS encoding RHS repeat-associated core domain-containing protein, whose product MDRPTTITYPDGDSVNLTYNAQTLLESVEGVVDNLDYNARNQITTKELSNGVVTSYTYDAEKLLLDRIYTESLQDLNYDFDNVGNILEIEDNVMDSVKTYGYDDLDRLTSAGMSVNSVSTYQRDFSYDQYGCIQQVDENNVTISSYGYASVPFHAPDTYNGNDLVYDSNGNLVEDEDFTYSYNDANQLSEVRYSDNSSLVEKYWYDANGQRVKKQNADGEFSYYVNQFYGIENGTATSYFFRDDERIAKETSGDMEWYLSDHLGSTTLLVNESGLEVERTEYYPYGKVQSGGLEKYGFTGQENDADTGLMYYGARYYSPEYRIFVQPDTMLPDVYNPQALNRYAYCLNNPVKYTDPSGHTPAIIPLAVGVGMAAITAYSIISFAQDTIAWNKYEMSTEKWIANSALNVPIGVGGIGRTLYKGGKYLKTVNQASKGKGLLKVGSACGKSLFATGEATAEFIATEGVLFTGSQIVSHLDTSVDSTIQENTASGTRVGNALNWGGNTVAEAYDYTSNTASSVYDYTDNAASETYNYASSTASNVYGYASNTASDVYDYASNTASNVYDYASNKASTVTNSMKRVFSK is encoded by the coding sequence CAACCTGACCTATAATGCACAGACCCTGCTGGAGAGTGTTGAGGGTGTTGTGGACAACCTTGACTACAATGCAAGGAACCAGATCACTACAAAGGAGCTTTCCAACGGTGTGGTTACCAGCTATACCTATGACGCTGAGAAACTGCTGCTGGACAGAATCTACACCGAGAGTCTTCAGGACCTTAACTACGATTTCGATAACGTAGGCAATATCCTTGAGATCGAGGATAATGTGATGGATTCTGTAAAGACATACGGATACGATGACCTCGACAGACTGACCAGCGCGGGCATGTCCGTCAACAGTGTTTCGACGTATCAGCGTGATTTCAGCTACGACCAGTACGGATGTATTCAGCAGGTGGATGAGAACAATGTTACGATATCCTCTTACGGATATGCAAGCGTGCCATTCCATGCCCCTGACACGTATAACGGAAACGACCTCGTATACGATTCAAATGGAAATCTGGTTGAGGATGAAGATTTCACCTACAGCTACAATGATGCTAACCAGTTGAGCGAGGTCCGTTACTCAGATAACAGTTCCCTTGTGGAAAAGTACTGGTACGATGCCAACGGCCAGAGAGTCAAGAAGCAGAATGCTGATGGAGAGTTCAGCTACTATGTTAACCAGTTCTATGGGATCGAGAACGGTACTGCCACCAGTTACTTCTTCCGCGACGATGAGAGGATAGCTAAGGAAACATCTGGAGACATGGAATGGTATCTGTCAGATCATCTGGGCAGTACCACTTTGCTGGTTAACGAAAGTGGGCTTGAAGTTGAGCGTACCGAGTATTACCCATACGGTAAAGTACAGTCGGGTGGGCTAGAGAAGTATGGTTTCACTGGACAGGAGAATGATGCTGATACTGGGCTGATGTATTATGGTGCAAGGTATTACTCGCCGGAGTACAGGATTTTTGTGCAGCCGGATACGATGCTGCCTGATGTATATAATCCACAAGCATTGAATAGGTATGCTTATTGTTTGAATAATCCGGTAAAGTATACTGATCCAAGTGGGCATACTCCTGCAATCATTCCATTGGCAGTGGGTGTAGGGATGGCAGCAATAACTGCATACTCGATTATTTCTTTTGCTCAGGATACGATTGCTTGGAATAAATATGAGATGAGTACCGAAAAGTGGATAGCTAACTCAGCCCTCAATGTTCCAATTGGTGTTGGGGGAATAGGTCGTACACTTTACAAAGGCGGAAAATATTTGAAAACAGTAAACCAGGCATCTAAGGGAAAAGGTTTACTTAAGGTTGGATCAGCTTGTGGAAAAAGCCTGTTTGCTACTGGGGAAGCTACAGCTGAATTCATTGCTACAGAAGGTGTCCTTTTTACAGGGTCACAAATAGTCTCTCATTTAGATACAAGTGTAGATTCTACAATTCAAGAAAACACTGCAAGTGGAACAAGAGTAGGTAATGCACTAAACTGGGGAGGCAATACTGTAGCAGAAGCCTATGATTATACGAGTAATACAGCATCGAGTGTCTATGACTATACAGACAACGCCGCATCTGAAACTTATAACTATGCGAGCAGTACGGCATCCAATGTTTATGGCTATGCAAGTAATACAGCATCTGATGTTTATGATTATGCAAGTAACACGGCGTCAAATGTTTATGACTATGCAAGCAATAAGGCATCTACAGTTACAAATTCAATGAAAAGAGTGTTTAGCAAGTAA
- a CDS encoding type II toxin-antitoxin system RelE/ParE family toxin encodes MSFEVLVLPDLFTRLPPDIKENIKSALKELKEPFPGTGRGSKKEIKGADDVAYRLRVGSYRVFYRISRENHKVYVFDILTAEQAHKKYGRL; translated from the coding sequence ATGAGCTTTGAAGTTTTAGTCCTGCCTGACCTTTTTACAAGACTTCCTCCTGATATCAAAGAGAATATTAAATCAGCACTCAAAGAATTAAAAGAACCTTTTCCCGGAACAGGAAGAGGCAGCAAAAAAGAGATAAAAGGTGCTGATGATGTTGCATATCGGTTGAGGGTGGGAAGTTATCGTGTTTTCTACCGGATAAGCCGGGAAAATCATAAAGTATATGTTTTCGATATTCTGACGGCAGAGCAGGCGCATAAAAAGTACGGACGATTATGA